A part of Capsicum annuum cultivar UCD-10X-F1 chromosome 6, UCD10Xv1.1, whole genome shotgun sequence genomic DNA contains:
- the LOC107873732 gene encoding uncharacterized protein LOC107873732, producing MMKFEDLLMQPSDEKQKRILLEEEVEELREELDGQLQLKTVLQYALQRPNVGSCPCISTLPRRVQHLLEEVVMAEEEIAWLERKVDALKRKLYREKELAEKWEVLPLKQVQHQQHQRLISKPLPPPRPDRSQNYQLRKQYRIRKDRRASVGSSIDFHTIYSPINLNEEEIVESSSRGSRNWRRHHSQPVDLETDNETPNKLSEEVLKCLISIYLKLNKASLENQSSSTISTSIAKQSQTCSKKSKSSFICSKTCTSSAADAPIFALNDYASNLDPYGILLDTDGIQREIGSYKNFIQVSRTSINTCHISECLPQMGKLRSMVQKFSNVDITCLTYKQKLAFWINVYNICIMHAFLQYGLPSTEEEQLSLVNKAAINVGGIVLNALAIEHFILRHPRDIEHGLTDDNERFLRNAYGLEYPEPNVTFSLCRGSWSSPALRIYTADEVANELERAKMAYLEASVGVTSKKKIMVPKLMQWHMKDFADDMESLVEWMYSQLASCCSLKKSMMDCLGAGEKKSLSIAKMIEVQPYASEFRYLLPL from the exons atgatgaaatttgaagatttgttgatgCAGCCAAGCGATGAGAAACAGAAAAGAATACTTCTTGAAGAAGAG GTTGAGGAACTGAGAGAAGAATTAGACGGACAACTTCAGCTCAAAACAGTGTTGCAATATGCATTACAAAGACCAAATGTTGGTTCTTGTCCCTGCATATCCACCCTCCCTCGCCGG GTTCAACATTTGTTGGAAGAGGTGGTGATGGCGGAGGAAGAGATAGCTTGGCTAGAGAGAAAAGTCGACGCGCTAAAGAGGAAGCTGTACCGAGAGAAAGAATTGGCCGAAAAATGGGAAGTGCTGCCACTTAAACAAGTTCAGCATCAACAGCATCAGCGATTGATTTCAAAGCCCTTACCTCCTCCACGACCCGATAGATCACAAAACTATCAACTCAGAAAACAATATAGAATTCGAAAAGACAGAAGAGCCTCTGTTGGTTCCTCCATCGACTTCCACACCATTTATTCTCCGATTAATCTCAATG AGGAGGAAATAGTTGAGAGTAGTTCAAGAGGTTCAAGAAATTGGCGCAGGCACCACAGCCAGCCAGTAGATCTAGAAACGGATAATGAGACGCCAAATAAGTTGTCAGAAGAAGTACTCAAATGCTTAATAAGTATATATCTCAAGTTAAACAAGGCATCGTTGGAGAACCAAAGTTCATCAACTATTTCAACTTCCATTGCAAAACAATCTCAAACTTGCTCGAAGAAATCCAAAAGCAGCTTCATATGCAGCAAAACTTGTACATCATCTGCTGCTGATGCTCCGATTTTCGCGCTCAACGATTACGCATCGAATCTTGATCCTTATGGGATCTTGTTAGACACTGATGGAATTCAGAGAGAGATTGGATCTTACAAGAATTTCATCCAAGTCTCAAGAACTTCTATTAACACGTGTCATATATCCGAATGTCTTCCCCAAATGGGAAAGTTAAG GTCTATGGTGCAAAAATTCAGCAATGTTGACATAACTTGCTTGACCTACAAGCAGAAATTGGCATTTTGGATCAATGTTTATAATATCTGCATAATGCAT GCATTTTTACAATATGGTTTGCCTTCTACAGAAGAGGAACAATTATCTCTCGTAAATAAG GCTGCCATAAATGTTGGTGGTATTGTACTTAATGCATTAGCCATTGAACATTTCATCCTAAGGCATCCAAGGGATATTGAACAT ggTTTGACAGATGATAATGAAAGATTTTTGAGGAATGCTTATGGTCTTGAGTATCCTGAACCTAATGTCACCTTTTCACTATGTAGAGGAAGCTGGTCTTCACCTGCA CTAAGGATATACACAGCAGATGAAGTGGCGAACGAGCTAGAAAGAGCGAAAATGGCATATTTGGAAGCATCAGTAGGAGTGACAAGTAAGAAGAAGATAATGGTACCAAAGCTAATGCAATGGCATATGAAAGATTTTGCAGATGATATGGAATCACTTGTAGAATGGATGTATAGCCAATTGGCAAGTTGTTGCTCTTTGAAAAAATCTATGATGGATTGTCTTGGCGCAGGCGAAAAGAAATCGCTATCGATTGCTAAGATGATTGAGGTTCAACCATACGCTTCGGAATTCAGATACTTACTTCCTCTATGA